In Paracoccus aerodenitrificans, the following are encoded in one genomic region:
- a CDS encoding 4-(cytidine 5'-diphospho)-2-C-methyl-D-erythritol kinase, translating into MSVQEFAPAKLNLTLHVTGQREDGYHLLDSLVVFARVGDSVTLVEGGLSLSVSGPFAQGLSGDDNLCLRAARLAGAEAAISLTKNLPVASGIGGGSADAAAVLRGLARMGHELPPEPERLGADLPVCLASQPARMRGTGEILQPVPDLPDLRMVLVNPRIEVPTPAVFRALEQKNNPAMPDLPGQFDLEGLLDYLHACRNDLQDPAINLFPVIGTVLRALQDEGAMLARMSGSGATCFGIFPDATSAGMAAYRIGAAYENWWITSTGLAPQSPPI; encoded by the coding sequence ATGAGTGTTCAGGAATTCGCGCCCGCCAAGCTGAACCTGACGCTGCATGTGACGGGTCAGCGCGAGGATGGCTATCATCTGCTGGATTCGCTTGTCGTCTTTGCCAGGGTGGGCGATTCCGTAACGCTTGTCGAGGGCGGGCTGTCCCTTTCCGTCAGCGGTCCCTTTGCGCAGGGTCTTTCCGGTGATGATAATCTGTGCCTCCGCGCCGCAAGGCTGGCCGGGGCAGAGGCGGCGATCAGCCTGACCAAAAACCTTCCCGTCGCCTCGGGGATCGGTGGCGGCTCGGCGGATGCTGCGGCGGTGCTGCGTGGTCTTGCGCGGATGGGTCACGAACTGCCCCCAGAGCCTGAGAGACTTGGCGCGGATCTGCCCGTCTGCCTTGCCTCGCAGCCCGCCCGGATGCGTGGTACGGGCGAGATCCTTCAGCCTGTGCCCGATCTGCCCGATCTGCGGATGGTTCTGGTCAATCCCCGCATCGAGGTGCCGACACCGGCAGTGTTCCGGGCGCTCGAACAGAAGAATAATCCGGCGATGCCCGATCTTCCGGGTCAGTTCGATCTGGAAGGGCTGCTGGACTATCTTCATGCCTGCCGCAACGATCTTCAGGACCCGGCCATAAACCTGTTTCCCGTCATCGGAACCGTTTTGAGGGCCTTGCAGGATGAAGGCGCAATGCTGGCGCGGATGTCGGGGTCGGGTGCGACATGTTTCGGGATTTTCCCCGACGCGACCTCTGCCGGAATGGCGGCGTATCGCATTGGAGCCGCTTATGAAAACTGGTGGATCACATCGACGGGACTCGCCCCGCAGTCTCCGCCGATCTAA
- a CDS encoding acyl-CoA dehydrogenase → MAYHAPVDQIRFILKNVVPFGEVSGTERFAEASPDMVDAILTEAGRMSAEVLAPLNEAGDNHPARLENGVLRSSPGFDKGFQAIAEGGWIGLSADPDYGGAGLPQALNMAVSEFTAAACLALQLNPLLTQGQIEALEHHASDEMKALYLPKLISGEWNGTMNLTEPGAGSDVGALKTKAEPNGDGTYAITGQKIFITWGDSDVTSNTCHAVLARLPDGAKGTKGISLFMVPKYLPDDEGNPGKANSLKVVSLEEKMGIHGSPTCVMSYDGATGWLIGKEHGGMAAMFTMMNAARLAVGVQGVGIAEAALQKATEYAAEREQFGPIIRHADVRRMLATSRAEIFAARAICLACATSLDMARATGDADWAARAALLTPIAKAHGTDVGCRVADAAVQVHGGMGYIEETGVSQYLRDVRITPIYEGTNGIQAMDLVGRKMMDGGAAAQALLDEIQDFARDNNQFNPARFEAVWTAAQTLSEATGKLVDMDLEDRFAAAVPYLAAFARVLGAYYHLRAAVSGGEDEAALARIYIDRILPRYAADLAEAEAGVADLNAVSDNALGLA, encoded by the coding sequence ATGGCATATCATGCGCCAGTCGATCAGATCAGATTCATCCTGAAAAATGTCGTGCCGTTCGGCGAGGTCTCTGGGACCGAACGGTTCGCCGAGGCCAGTCCCGATATGGTTGACGCCATCCTGACCGAGGCGGGCCGCATGTCGGCAGAGGTCCTCGCGCCGCTGAACGAGGCGGGCGATAATCATCCTGCGCGGCTTGAAAACGGGGTTCTGCGGTCCTCTCCGGGCTTCGACAAGGGGTTTCAGGCCATCGCAGAAGGCGGCTGGATCGGGCTTTCCGCCGATCCCGACTATGGCGGGGCCGGGCTGCCGCAGGCGCTGAACATGGCGGTCAGCGAATTCACCGCCGCGGCCTGCCTTGCGCTTCAGCTTAACCCGCTTCTGACTCAGGGCCAGATCGAGGCACTGGAGCATCATGCCAGCGATGAGATGAAGGCGCTGTACCTGCCCAAACTGATTTCCGGCGAGTGGAACGGGACGATGAACCTGACCGAGCCGGGTGCCGGTTCGGATGTCGGGGCCTTGAAAACCAAGGCGGAGCCGAACGGCGATGGCACATATGCGATTACCGGGCAGAAGATCTTCATTACCTGGGGTGACAGCGACGTGACCTCGAATACCTGTCACGCGGTTCTGGCGCGTCTGCCCGATGGTGCAAAGGGCACCAAGGGGATCAGCCTGTTCATGGTGCCGAAATATCTGCCTGACGATGAGGGCAATCCCGGCAAGGCCAACAGCCTGAAAGTCGTCAGCCTGGAAGAGAAGATGGGCATTCACGGCTCTCCGACCTGTGTGATGAGCTATGACGGCGCGACGGGTTGGCTGATCGGCAAGGAGCATGGCGGGATGGCGGCCATGTTCACCATGATGAACGCGGCGCGTCTGGCGGTTGGTGTGCAGGGCGTCGGCATCGCCGAGGCGGCATTGCAGAAGGCGACAGAATATGCGGCCGAACGTGAGCAATTCGGCCCGATCATCCGCCACGCCGATGTCCGACGGATGCTTGCGACCTCGCGGGCCGAGATTTTCGCCGCGCGTGCCATATGTCTGGCTTGCGCGACCTCTCTGGATATGGCGCGGGCGACGGGCGATGCCGATTGGGCTGCTCGCGCCGCGCTGCTGACGCCGATTGCGAAGGCGCATGGTACCGATGTGGGATGCCGTGTGGCCGATGCGGCGGTGCAGGTTCATGGCGGCATGGGCTATATCGAGGAAACCGGTGTGTCGCAGTATTTGCGCGATGTGCGCATTACGCCGATCTATGAAGGCACGAACGGTATTCAGGCGATGGATCTGGTCGGGCGCAAGATGATGGATGGTGGCGCGGCGGCGCAGGCGCTTCTGGACGAGATTCAGGATTTCGCGCGGGACAATAACCAGTTCAATCCGGCCCGGTTCGAGGCCGTCTGGACCGCTGCCCAGACTCTTTCCGAGGCGACCGGAAAGCTTGTCGATATGGATCTTGAGGACCGCTTCGCGGCGGCTGTGCCCTATCTGGCCGCCTTCGCACGGGTGCTGGGTGCATATTATCACCTGCGGGCGGCGGTCAGCGGCGGCGAGGATGAGGCGGCTCTGGCCCGGATCTATATCGACCGTATCCTGCCGCGCTATGCCGCCGATCTGGCAGAGGCCGAGGCAGGCGTCGCGGATCTGAACGCGGTCAGCGACAATGCGCTCGGTCTGGCGTGA
- a CDS encoding pyridoxine 5'-phosphate synthase: MLRLGVNIDHVATVRNARGTPWPDPLRAALLAEQAGADGITAHLREDRRHIRDADIDALMSGLRLPLNLEMAATAEMQAIALRHKPHAVCLVPEKREERTTEGGLDVVGQEAMLARYIAPLREAGSRVSLFIGHEPAQIRAAARIGAAVVELHTGAYCDFDTEGRTAERDAELAALIEGAALADSLGLEVHAGHGLTFDTVAPIAAIPQVKELNIGHFLISEAIFLGFPDAITEMRRRIEEARS; the protein is encoded by the coding sequence ATGCTGAGACTGGGCGTTAATATCGATCATGTCGCGACAGTGCGGAATGCACGCGGCACGCCGTGGCCCGATCCGCTGCGTGCGGCGCTTCTGGCTGAACAGGCGGGCGCGGATGGGATCACGGCGCATCTGCGCGAGGATCGCCGCCATATTCGGGACGCCGATATCGATGCGCTGATGTCGGGGCTTCGGCTGCCGCTGAATCTTGAGATGGCGGCGACCGCGGAAATGCAGGCAATCGCGCTGCGCCACAAGCCTCATGCGGTCTGCCTGGTCCCGGAGAAGCGGGAAGAGCGGACGACCGAGGGCGGGCTGGATGTGGTCGGGCAGGAAGCCATGCTTGCCCGCTATATCGCGCCGCTGCGCGAGGCGGGCAGCCGTGTTTCGCTGTTCATCGGCCATGAGCCTGCGCAGATCCGGGCGGCCGCGCGGATCGGCGCGGCGGTGGTCGAACTGCATACGGGCGCCTATTGCGATTTCGACACAGAGGGCAGAACCGCCGAGCGCGACGCCGAACTTGCCGCGCTGATCGAGGGGGCCGCTCTGGCCGATAGTCTGGGGCTTGAGGTCCATGCAGGCCACGGGCTGACCTTTGACACGGTTGCCCCGATTGCCGCGATCCCTCAGGTGAAAGAGCTGAATATCGGCCATTTCCTGATCTCCGAAGCAATATTCCTTGGATTTCCTGACGCCATTACCGAGATGCGGCGGCGTATTGAGGAGGCCCGGTCATGA
- a CDS encoding aa3-type cytochrome c oxidase subunit IV → MTQNNVTEHEHGSMEIRDHQRTFAAFIRFATWVAGLAIVVLIFLALSNS, encoded by the coding sequence ATGACGCAGAATAATGTTACGGAACACGAGCACGGCTCGATGGAAATACGCGACCACCAGAGAACCTTTGCCGCGTTTATCCGCTTTGCAACCTGGGTTGCCGGTCTGGCAATCGTGGTTCTGATCTTTCTGGCGCTGTCGAACTCCTGA
- a CDS encoding AzlC family ABC transporter permease, with amino-acid sequence MNNATPSRSRRAAALEASRARALARTPAQSVVHGAIQSLPFLLVIVPFGLLFGVVATNSGLNLAEVMGFTVLVLAGASQFTAVQLMTDHAPIWLVILSSLAVNLRMAMYSASLVPWLGAASGPSRAAVAYALIDQTYVLSIDYFQNTPKLSLPQRLGYFTGTSLVMCGAWILFSMIGATAGRMIPAGIPLDFAIPITFLAMIAPALRSPAHIAAATVAVIVSLFLVGLPAGVGPMIAALLAMATGAAVETVMIRRRGGSAS; translated from the coding sequence ATGAACAACGCCACACCATCCCGTTCCCGCCGGGCTGCCGCACTTGAGGCGTCCCGCGCCCGGGCTCTGGCCCGGACCCCGGCCCAGAGTGTCGTGCATGGAGCCATCCAGTCCCTGCCCTTCCTGCTTGTGATTGTGCCGTTCGGGCTGCTCTTCGGTGTGGTCGCGACCAATTCCGGGCTGAATCTGGCCGAGGTGATGGGATTCACGGTGCTGGTTTTGGCCGGCGCATCCCAGTTTACCGCCGTTCAGCTTATGACAGATCACGCGCCGATCTGGCTGGTGATCCTGTCCTCGCTGGCGGTCAATCTGCGGATGGCGATGTATTCCGCCTCGCTTGTCCCGTGGCTGGGTGCGGCCTCGGGGCCAAGCCGGGCGGCGGTGGCCTATGCGCTGATCGATCAGACCTATGTGCTGTCGATAGACTATTTCCAGAACACACCAAAGCTGAGCCTGCCGCAACGGCTGGGATATTTCACCGGCACATCGCTTGTCATGTGCGGCGCATGGATCCTCTTCAGCATGATCGGTGCCACTGCGGGCCGGATGATCCCGGCGGGCATTCCGCTTGATTTCGCCATTCCGATCACCTTCCTGGCGATGATCGCGCCCGCGCTGCGCAGCCCGGCCCATATCGCAGCGGCCACGGTTGCGGTGATCGTCTCGCTGTTTCTGGTCGGATTACCGGCAGGGGTCGGGCCGATGATCGCTGCATTGCTGGCAATGGCGACCGGTGCCGCGGTCGAAACCGTCATGATCCGGCGCAGAGGGGGAAGTGCATCGTGA
- a CDS encoding L-threonylcarbamoyladenylate synthase, translated as MQAETRLLTPETEHIAYAAMMLAQGRLVAMPTETVYGLAGDARNPSAVARIFEAKGRPSFNPLIVHAPDLATAAEIGVFHDEALRLATAFWPGAMTLVVPLREGSGIAPLVTAGLDSVAIRVPAHPVAQDLLYAFGGVVAAPSANPSGRISPTTAQHVAEGLDGKLAVILDAGPCMVGVESTIIGWQGDYPVMLRPGGIPAEAIEACLDTTLTLPAANPDRPAAPGMLSSHYAPRASVRLNANEARDGEFLIGFGEVAGDVTLSASGDLTEAASKLFELLHRADNTGKQIAIAPIPVRGLGMAINDRLSRAAAPRP; from the coding sequence ATGCAAGCCGAAACACGCCTTCTGACACCGGAAACGGAACATATCGCCTATGCCGCGATGATGCTGGCGCAGGGGCGTCTGGTCGCGATGCCGACCGAAACGGTCTATGGCCTTGCCGGAGATGCGCGGAACCCAAGCGCCGTCGCTCGGATCTTCGAAGCCAAGGGGCGGCCCAGTTTCAACCCGCTGATCGTTCATGCGCCGGATCTGGCAACTGCCGCAGAAATCGGCGTGTTTCATGACGAGGCCCTCCGGCTTGCGACAGCGTTCTGGCCCGGAGCCATGACACTTGTGGTGCCGCTGCGCGAGGGTTCCGGCATTGCTCCGCTGGTGACAGCCGGGCTGGACAGCGTCGCGATCCGGGTCCCTGCCCATCCCGTCGCGCAGGATCTGCTTTACGCGTTCGGAGGCGTCGTCGCCGCCCCTTCGGCCAATCCGTCAGGGCGAATCAGCCCCACCACGGCGCAGCATGTGGCGGAAGGGCTGGATGGAAAGCTGGCCGTCATTCTGGATGCGGGCCCCTGCATGGTCGGGGTCGAGTCGACGATTATTGGCTGGCAGGGAGATTATCCTGTTATGCTGCGTCCCGGCGGGATACCGGCCGAGGCGATCGAGGCATGTCTGGATACCACCCTAACCCTACCCGCAGCCAATCCCGATCGCCCTGCGGCTCCGGGCATGCTGTCAAGCCATTATGCCCCCCGCGCTTCTGTCAGGCTGAATGCAAACGAAGCACGGGATGGAGAGTTTCTGATCGGCTTCGGAGAGGTCGCGGGCGATGTGACCCTGTCGGCATCGGGGGATCTGACCGAGGCGGCCTCGAAACTGTTCGAATTGCTGCACCGTGCCGACAATACGGGCAAGCAGATCGCCATCGCCCCGATCCCCGTGCGAGGTCTGGGCATGGCGATCAATGACCGCCTGTCCCGCGCCGCCGCACCACGGCCATAA
- a CDS encoding electron transfer flavoprotein-ubiquinone oxidoreductase codes for MTEENSEHERESMDFDVVIVGGGPSGLSAAIRLKQIDEDLNVVVLEKGSEIGAHILSGAVLDPSGLDALIPDWKEKGAPISQEVTQDNFYILGEAGQMRVPNWPMPPLMNNHGNYIVSMGNVTRWLAEQAEAMGVEIFPGMACSALVMDGERVAGVVAGEMGLNADGTPGPQYEPGMELRGKYVMLAEGVRGSLSKEVIAKYGLSKGHEPQKFGLGMKEIWEVDPAKFKPGTVTHTMGWPLGKNAGGGSFIYHFENNQVLIGFVVHLNYANPHLYPYMEFQRLKHHPMVADLLEGGKRVAYGARAISEGGWQSIPKLTFPGGVLLGCSAGLVNVPRIKGNHNAMLSGIAAANAAAAAIAEGREGDELTAYEDDLRSGPVAKDLKKVRNVKPIWSKMGLTASLALGGFDMWVANVTGWNPLGTWKHGKTDAEATGKADKYAKIDYPKPDGKLSFDRLTNVSFSFTNHEEAQPCHLKLKDPSIPIAVNLPEYAEPAQRYCPAGVYEVIGEGDEARFQINFQNCVHCKTCDIKDPLQNINWTTPQGGDGPNYPNM; via the coding sequence ATGACGGAAGAGAACAGCGAACACGAACGCGAGTCGATGGATTTCGACGTTGTGATTGTTGGCGGAGGACCTTCCGGCCTGTCAGCGGCGATCCGTCTCAAGCAGATCGATGAGGATCTGAACGTCGTCGTGCTTGAAAAAGGCTCTGAGATCGGGGCGCATATCCTGTCGGGCGCGGTGCTGGACCCCTCGGGGCTGGATGCGCTGATTCCGGACTGGAAGGAAAAGGGCGCTCCGATCAGTCAGGAGGTCACGCAGGATAATTTCTATATTCTGGGTGAAGCCGGGCAGATGCGGGTGCCGAACTGGCCGATGCCGCCCCTGATGAATAATCACGGCAATTACATCGTCAGCATGGGCAATGTGACCCGCTGGCTGGCCGAGCAGGCCGAGGCGATGGGCGTCGAGATCTTCCCCGGCATGGCCTGTTCCGCGCTTGTCATGGATGGTGAGCGCGTGGCCGGCGTCGTTGCCGGTGAAATGGGCCTGAACGCCGATGGCACGCCCGGCCCGCAATATGAGCCGGGCATGGAACTGCGCGGAAAATATGTGATGCTGGCCGAGGGTGTGCGTGGTTCGCTGTCGAAAGAGGTGATCGCGAAATACGGTCTCTCGAAGGGGCATGAGCCGCAGAAATTCGGCCTTGGCATGAAGGAAATCTGGGAGGTCGATCCGGCGAAGTTCAAGCCCGGCACCGTGACCCACACGATGGGCTGGCCGCTTGGCAAGAATGCGGGCGGCGGCTCGTTCATCTATCATTTCGAGAATAATCAGGTGCTGATCGGCTTCGTTGTGCATCTGAACTATGCCAACCCACATCTGTATCCGTATATGGAGTTCCAGCGCCTCAAGCATCACCCGATGGTCGCTGATCTGCTGGAGGGCGGCAAGCGTGTCGCCTATGGTGCGCGGGCGATTTCGGAAGGTGGCTGGCAGTCGATCCCGAAACTGACCTTCCCGGGCGGGGTTCTGCTGGGATGTTCCGCGGGTCTGGTGAATGTGCCGCGGATCAAGGGCAACCATAACGCCATGCTGTCGGGCATCGCTGCCGCGAATGCCGCCGCCGCCGCGATTGCCGAAGGTCGCGAGGGCGATGAGCTGACCGCCTATGAAGACGATCTGCGTTCGGGTCCGGTCGCGAAGGACCTGAAGAAGGTGCGCAACGTCAAGCCGATCTGGTCGAAAATGGGGCTGACGGCTTCTCTGGCGCTTGGCGGGTTCGATATGTGGGTGGCCAATGTGACCGGCTGGAATCCCCTGGGAACGTGGAAACATGGCAAGACGGATGCCGAGGCCACCGGCAAGGCGGATAAATACGCGAAGATCGATTATCCGAAGCCGGACGGGAAGCTTTCCTTCGACCGTCTGACCAATGTCAGCTTCAGCTTCACCAACCACGAGGAGGCGCAGCCCTGCCATCTGAAGCTGAAAGATCCCTCGATCCCGATTGCGGTCAATCTGCCGGAATATGCCGAACCGGCGCAGCGTTACTGCCCGGCGGGCGTGTATGAGGTGATCGGGGAAGGCGATGAGGCGCGGTTCCAGATCAATTTTCAGAACTGCGTTCACTGCAAGACCTGCGATATCAAGGACCCGCTGCAGAATATCAACTGGACCACGCCGCAGGGCGGGGACGGGCCGAACTACCCGAATATGTGA
- a CDS encoding AzlD domain-containing protein, with amino-acid sequence MTYGSAHIWLVIVIVGLGTFLLRFSFLGAIGNRTMPPWVLRLLRYTAVAVLPALSAPLVVFPEATGGQTDPARLAAGIATLSIGMITRNALAAIIGGAGTLAVGLYLS; translated from the coding sequence GTGACTTACGGTTCTGCCCATATCTGGCTGGTGATCGTCATTGTCGGTCTTGGCACATTTCTGCTGCGCTTCAGCTTTCTGGGCGCGATCGGCAACCGCACCATGCCGCCCTGGGTGCTGCGCCTGCTGCGTTATACCGCGGTGGCCGTGCTTCCGGCGCTGTCCGCGCCTCTGGTCGTGTTTCCCGAGGCGACGGGCGGGCAAACCGATCCCGCAAGGCTGGCGGCTGGGATCGCAACGCTGTCGATAGGGATGATCACCAGAAATGCCCTCGCCGCCATTATCGGCGGCGCGGGCACTCTGGCAGTCGGGCTTTACCTGTCATAG
- the greA gene encoding transcription elongation factor GreA — translation MEKIPMTRSGYDRLDRELRDLKGSERPAIIAAIAEARSHGDLSENAEYHSAREKQSFIEGRITELEGVLSRAEVIDPSKLSGSIKFGATVDLLDIDTDEEKTFQIVGEHEASLENGLLNLRSPLARALIGKEDGDEVEVQTPGGLRSYEILAVRYV, via the coding sequence ATGGAAAAGATCCCGATGACCCGCTCCGGATATGACCGGCTTGACCGCGAATTGCGTGACCTGAAGGGAAGCGAGCGTCCTGCCATCATTGCCGCAATTGCCGAAGCACGGTCACATGGCGATCTTTCGGAAAATGCCGAGTACCATTCCGCCCGCGAAAAACAGAGCTTTATCGAGGGCCGCATCACCGAGCTGGAAGGCGTCCTGTCGCGGGCCGAGGTGATCGATCCCTCGAAATTGTCGGGCAGCATCAAATTCGGCGCGACGGTCGATCTGCTGGATATCGACACGGATGAAGAAAAGACTTTCCAGATCGTCGGCGAACATGAGGCCAGCCTTGAGAATGGCCTGCTGAACCTGCGCTCGCCTCTGGCCCGTGCCCTGATCGGCAAGGAAGACGGCGACGAAGTCGAGGTGCAGACGCCCGGCGGGCTGCGCAGCTATGAAATTCTGGCCGTTCGGTATGTCTGA
- a CDS encoding tetratricopeptide repeat protein: MKSFHVLLMAAMAGLPVSGVTALPAFAQSTEPPPHRPERAEDRDRPEEPQAPLTDDLAGPYLAARTAAMENDFEAASEYYLRALRQDPGSVYLNDSTLISLLASGQIERAVELADAGMETSEEGMSSRLVELVERARAARQQDWSGLLQLLDASEGEEDGTERLLDGMLRAWALLGEGRASDADTAFDRIRQIPGTGDLVDYHMALAKALVGDFETAAELLHSDTPEQNLMGALVEAQVLAQLDRRDDALALLDRVSGIGIDGLVEDMSEKLREGEDVPFDVVSDPRDGIAQVFLTFATLLANDVDPNPLALIHARLASYISPDMADARLMVAQMLQSVGQFDAAEAEFEQLRENGQMRPTAELVRIDTLARADRLVDAEKAALALTAASPELAQGWIALGDLMRQQDKWAQAVPAYDKAISLVDPANEDDLWFPLYARAIALERLGQFDRAETDLKAALEIRPDNANMLNYLGYSYVDRGQNLDEALRLIERAVELSPDDGYILDSLGWVLYRLGRYDEAVAPQERAVAEMSNDPLVNDHLGDIYWMVDRKREAEIQWKRALSLGPETEAEAERIRAKLDRGLDAVLAEEEANGGTLAPQRHDGIAADEE; the protein is encoded by the coding sequence ATGAAGTCTTTTCATGTCCTGCTGATGGCTGCGATGGCCGGTCTGCCGGTCTCCGGGGTGACCGCACTGCCTGCCTTCGCGCAGAGTACCGAGCCGCCGCCGCACCGGCCCGAACGCGCTGAGGATCGCGACCGGCCAGAGGAACCGCAAGCCCCGCTGACCGATGATCTTGCGGGCCCCTATCTCGCCGCGCGGACGGCTGCGATGGAAAACGATTTCGAGGCTGCGTCGGAATATTATCTGCGGGCGCTGCGGCAGGATCCCGGGTCGGTTTATCTCAATGACAGCACGCTGATCTCGCTGCTTGCCTCGGGGCAGATCGAGCGTGCCGTCGAACTGGCCGATGCAGGGATGGAAACCAGCGAAGAGGGCATGTCCTCGCGCCTTGTCGAACTGGTCGAACGTGCGCGTGCGGCCCGGCAGCAGGACTGGTCCGGGCTTCTGCAATTGCTGGATGCAAGCGAAGGAGAAGAGGACGGCACCGAAAGGCTGCTGGACGGGATGCTGCGTGCCTGGGCTCTGCTGGGTGAGGGCCGGGCATCGGATGCGGATACCGCCTTCGACCGGATCCGGCAGATCCCGGGGACCGGCGATCTGGTGGATTATCACATGGCTCTGGCCAAGGCACTTGTCGGCGATTTCGAGACCGCTGCCGAGCTGCTGCACAGCGACACCCCGGAACAGAACCTGATGGGAGCGCTTGTCGAAGCGCAGGTGCTGGCTCAGCTTGACCGCAGGGATGACGCCCTTGCGCTGCTGGACCGCGTCTCCGGCATCGGCATTGACGGTCTGGTCGAGGATATGTCCGAAAAGCTGCGGGAGGGTGAGGACGTGCCTTTCGACGTCGTCTCTGATCCGCGCGACGGGATTGCACAGGTTTTCCTGACCTTTGCGACGCTTCTGGCGAATGATGTCGATCCCAACCCTCTGGCGCTGATCCATGCGCGGCTTGCCAGCTATATCTCGCCCGACATGGCCGATGCGCGGCTGATGGTCGCGCAGATGCTGCAATCCGTCGGCCAGTTCGACGCCGCCGAGGCGGAATTCGAACAGCTTCGCGAAAACGGCCAGATGCGCCCCACGGCGGAACTGGTCCGCATCGACACGCTGGCCCGCGCCGACCGTCTGGTCGATGCCGAAAAGGCTGCGCTTGCGCTGACCGCCGCCTCGCCGGAATTGGCTCAGGGCTGGATCGCGCTTGGCGATCTGATGCGGCAGCAGGATAAATGGGCGCAGGCCGTTCCGGCCTATGACAAGGCGATTTCGCTGGTCGATCCGGCAAATGAAGACGATCTCTGGTTCCCGCTTTACGCCCGCGCCATCGCATTAGAGCGGCTCGGCCAGTTCGACCGGGCCGAAACGGATCTGAAGGCAGCGCTGGAGATCCGGCCGGATAATGCGAATATGCTGAACTATCTGGGATATTCCTATGTCGACCGGGGGCAGAATCTGGATGAGGCGCTGCGCCTGATCGAACGTGCGGTCGAGCTGTCGCCGGATGACGGCTATATCCTCGATTCCCTTGGCTGGGTGCTGTACCGTCTGGGTCGCTATGATGAGGCAGTGGCTCCTCAGGAACGCGCCGTCGCCGAGATGAGTAACGACCCGCTGGTCAATGACCATTTGGGCGATATTTACTGGATGGTCGACCGCAAGCGTGAGGCCGAAATTCAGTGGAAACGTGCGCTCAGCCTTGGCCCCGAAACCGAAGCCGAGGCAGAGCGTATCCGTGCCAAGCTGGATCGCGGTCTGGATGCGGTTCTGGCCGAGGAAGAGGCGAATGGCGGCACTCTGGCCCCTCAACGCCATGACGGGATTGCGGCCGACGAGGAATGA
- a CDS encoding MBL fold metallo-hydrolase, giving the protein MSVGIDHPWPDPPDRGSVTEIASGVLWMRLPLPMKLDHVNCYALDEGDGWCIVDTGFDSRLSRSVWQGLLDGPLAGKPVKRVVATHHHPDHIGLAGWFMAQGAELWTTRTVWLMARMLLLDEQHAPPPETVAFWRRAGMGEKILAKRAGERPFNFADTVHPIPLGFTRMVEGETLHFGGRNWHVHMGNGHAPEHATLWSLDDDLVIGGDQLLPGISPNLGVYPTEPDADPVGEWIESCDRFAEIAEDRHLVLPGHKLPFTGLPSRLAQMRENHVSALNRVVDLLRQSPATAVGCFPALFKRPIGESEYGLALVESVAHVNHLARTGRIARVGLDDHGGVLWQTVS; this is encoded by the coding sequence GTGAGCGTTGGCATCGATCACCCCTGGCCCGATCCGCCTGACAGGGGAAGCGTGACCGAGATCGCCTCTGGCGTGCTGTGGATGCGGCTGCCGTTGCCGATGAAGCTGGATCATGTGAACTGCTATGCTCTGGATGAGGGCGACGGGTGGTGCATCGTCGATACCGGCTTCGACAGCCGCCTGAGCCGGTCGGTCTGGCAGGGATTGCTTGACGGGCCGCTGGCGGGAAAGCCGGTGAAACGTGTCGTCGCAACGCATCATCACCCCGACCATATCGGGCTTGCCGGCTGGTTCATGGCGCAGGGTGCCGAGCTATGGACCACCCGGACCGTATGGCTGATGGCGCGGATGCTGCTGCTGGATGAACAGCATGCGCCTCCGCCTGAAACGGTCGCGTTCTGGCGTCGCGCGGGGATGGGAGAGAAGATCCTCGCGAAACGCGCGGGTGAGCGTCCGTTCAACTTCGCCGATACGGTTCATCCCATACCGCTTGGGTTCACCCGGATGGTCGAGGGCGAGACGCTGCATTTCGGCGGCAGGAACTGGCATGTGCATATGGGCAACGGCCATGCGCCCGAGCATGCGACGCTGTGGTCGCTGGATGATGATCTGGTGATCGGAGGTGATCAGCTTCTGCCCGGAATCTCTCCGAATCTCGGGGTATACCCGACCGAGCCGGATGCGGACCCGGTCGGCGAGTGGATCGAAAGCTGCGACCGTTTCGCTGAGATTGCCGAGGATCGGCATCTGGTTCTGCCGGGTCACAAGCTGCCCTTTACCGGGCTGCCCTCAAGGCTGGCTCAGATGCGCGAAAACCATGTCTCCGCGCTGAATCGTGTGGTCGATCTTCTGCGTCAGTCTCCGGCGACGGCTGTTGGCTGTTTTCCTGCCTTGTTCAAACGGCCTATCGGCGAAAGCGAATATGGTCTGGCCCTTGTCGAATCGGTTGCGCATGTGAACCATCTGGCCAGAACCGGGCGCATTGCGCGGGTCGGTCTGGACGATCACGGTGGTGTGCTTTGGCAGACTGTGTCGTGA